From the Thermodesulfobacteriota bacterium genome, the window TTCCTCAACCGAATTTATGACTCTCCCCTCGGGATGATCCTCTTTCGAAACCTTGTCATCTTTTACGAACTCCCGGAAGACGAGCCCTCCATCCCTCTCACCATCCCCATGAGCAAGGAAACGCTTGAGCTCCTTCAGAGCGAAGAGGACGGGGCACTGGGGGGCACCCTTCCTGGTGAAAGCGGCCCCTCAAGGAATCCCTTTTTTATTCGACTGGTTTTGATCAAACGCTCCTTCCCGAACAACCGGAAGGCCAATGTCGGACTGATCGCCCATGAGGTGGTCCGGATGTTTTCGAGGGACGATTCCGGCCTTCGGCAGATTCGTAAGACCCTCGGAGACTCTGAAAGGGAGTTGTTCAAGAAGATGGATGACCGGCAGCGGATCCCTTGGCTCATGAAGCGGTGGGGATTTCAGGAAGAGCTGGAGGCGATGAGGCAGGCCCTTTCAGGTCTCCAACCTTGAAACATGGGTCAAAAGCCTCCGGGCCTCGGAATGAGGCCGGCGACGACGAGCAAGTTCAATTCTTCCTCTCCGGTGTTGGTCAATTCGTGATAATGGCCGATGGGGATATGGATGGCGTCGCCCGCCTTTACCTCATTGAGCTCCTCTCCGACCTGCATGAGCCCTCTCCCCTTCTGAATGATATAAATCTCCTCCATGGGATCCACGTGGCCCAGGAGTTTATTGCCAGGGGGCACGGAGGCATGGGCCAAAAACATCATGGTCTTCAGCGTTGGGTGGGTGAGGACCATATGGGCGATGCCTCCTCCGTGGGCGACGTAGCGGGTGGCTTTGACTTCAGGATGGGCAAGATTTCTCAAGATCATACGGTCGACCCCTTCAACCAAGAGGAAGATGAAAAGATTCTCAGGAGACCACCTGCTGATTGACCCTCCGTAATACTTCCTCGGCTTCTCTGACGATTCGTTCGATCAGCTCCTTGCAAGTCGGGACGTCCCTCATCAGCCCGATGGCCTGGCTTACGGGCAACACGCCCGTTTCGAGGTCTCCTTGCTCGATCGCGATTCGAAGCTTTTTCAACCCGATCGCCTGTCGGGCAAGTTCCTGCACCCCTCGTTGTTTCAAGCCCCCGAGAAGGAGTTTATAGAAGGGGACCTTGAGCTTTTTTCTCATCTCGAGGGCGGTCGAAAAGGCTTGGGAAAGAGAGGGTCTTTCCAAGGCCATCTTCATCGCCGCCTCATTTTTTAGCCATCTGCCAGGGAGCCCATCGATCTTTTCCGAGCAGAGGGTGTCCTCCATGCCTGCCTTCAGGCAGAACTCCTTCGCTTTTTCATGCATCGCGCACTCCTTGGTCAACATGAAGCGGGTCCCCATGGAGATCCCGTCCGCTCCAAGAACCAGGGCCGCTGCCAGTCCCCTTCCGTCGCAAAATCCCCCAGCGGCGATGATGGGAAGTTTGGTCTGACGGGCGATGGTATTGATCAAAACCATCGTGCCCACTTCTGCCCCATGGGCGGCCGCCTCGTGGCCCGTGACGATGAGGGCATCCGCCCCATCCGCCTCGGCCTTGCGGGCATGTTTCTCGAGGGCCACCGTGGCCAAGACTTTTCCCCCATATTCATGGGCGGCCTTGATAATCCAATCTCCCTTCCCCAGGGCGAAGTTGATGATGGGCACCCTCTCCTCGAGGGCGACCTCGATATTTTCTCTCGCATTGGGCATGACGAGCGTGGCGTTGACTCCGAAGGGTTTGTCCGTCAAGGATCTTATCTCCTTTATGACTTCCTTCACCTGAGAGGGGGTATAGACGACCGAGTTGAGCATCCCCACCCCACCGGCATTCGATACGGCGGCCACCAATTTGGGTAAGCTCACAAAGGCCATCCCTGCAAGCATGATCGGGTGCTGGATGCCCAAGAGTTCGGTCATTCTCGTTTTCATCGGGAGCCCCCTCGGAGATGGATGATGGAGATGGGAAAAAACGTAAATATTATCCCTGAATTGCAACAATTTTGCAATTATGCTCTAATAGATGGGGAGCGTTTCCATCCGCCGATTCGCCCCCTCCTCGGGGCTTTTGCTGTAAAAATTTCTTGTAGTTTGATGTCGAATGTGCTAACAATCATTCACAATATGAGATAGGTGCCGTTGGGGAGGTGAGCCGATGGGCCTTTACAAAGTGGTCTTTTTAGGTCTGAAGGTGGCTGGACCCGAAGAGGAGGCCCGGTTACTTCAGGGGCTTCAGAAACGGTTTAACCTTACTCCGGAGAAGGCGGAGAACCTGCTTCAGAGGGTTCCCATCGTGGTGAAGAAAGGCATCTCCCGGGAGGAGATGGAAAAGTATGTGAGGGCATTCGAAGAGATCGGGGGGAAGGTGAGGGTAGAAGAGATGCCCTCCGAGGATTTGCCTGGGATTTCCATAGAACCTGAACCCCCTCCGCAACCCAAGCCGGCTGCCAAACCCGAACCGAAGCCCTACACGGGGCCGATGGTCACTTGCCCCCAATGTGGGCACCAGCAACCCGACACCGGCGAGTGCTTTAAATGCGGATTGGTCATCTCCAAGTACATGGAATTTCAGGAAATGGCCCGATCCATCGAGGGTCAGGTCCGAGAGATATCGACCGAAGAGAAGGTCTCCCCTTGGGAGAGCGGAGAGGGCTTCCTCTGGGCTTATTTAAGGACCACGAGGGAGGCCCTTTTCTCCCCCACAGCCTTTTTCAAAAAGGTGTCGTCCGGAGAAGGCTATTGGTCTCCCCTCATTTACGGGATCATCTGCGGGGTGATCGGAGTTGGGCTCTCGATGGTCATCCAGTGGTTCTTCTTTTCCGCCCTCATCCCGCCCCAACTCCAGGCCTTTATTCCCTTTAACCTCCTCTTGGGTCTCTCCCTGATAGGGATTCCGCTTATGGTGGGATCCTCCATTTTCATCGGGAGCGCCATCACCCACCTCTGCCTCATCATCGTGGGCGGAAATAGAAAGGGATTCCAAACCACCTTTCGGGTCATCTCCTATTCTTACTGCGGACAACTCTTCAACGTCGTGCCTTTTATCGGAAATTTGATTGCCTCTGTCTATATGATCGTACTCATCATCATCGGCGTGAGGGAAGGTCACCGGATTACCACCGGCAAAGCGGCATTTGCGGTTCTCCTTCCACTCATCGTCATCTTTGGATTGGGAATCCTCGCCGCCGTCATGATCCCGATATTCTTGGGCGGGTTGGGGTTATTCAGAGGTGTGGGCGTTTAAACTGAACCCACCGCATTCGGTTCCTCAGAAAGGGGCTTGGTCGCCCCTTTCTGCTTTTTGATGCAAGGAGGCGAGGGGGCCCTGATGGCAAGAAGAAAGACCACATCAAGAGATCCGGAGTTGACGACAGAGATCCTGGGGTTGCTCGAAGAGGAGAACCGTCCCCTTCTTTTGAGGGAGATCCTCCAGGGCCTCGGCCTGTCGAAAGAGGAGAGGCGGTTCCTGAGAGAACGTCTGAGGGACCTGGCGGAAAAGGGGAAGGTGATCAGGATTCGGGGAAACCGCTACGGCCTTCCCACGAGGATGGATTTGGTGGTGGGTAGGCTCAAATGCCATCCCGATGGGTATGGGTTCGTCATCCCCGAGGACGGGGGGGGCGAGGACATCTTTATCAAACCGAGAAATTTGAAGGAGGCCATGCATGGCGATCGGGTCGTCGTCAGGGTCGAATCGGTCAGGAGAAAAGGGAAAGAGGGAAAGATCATCCGGATCCTCGAGCGGGGATGGAAGAAGGTGGTCGGGAAATTTATGAAGGCAACCCATTACGCCTACCTCGTTCCGGAGGACGAAAGGCTTCTTCAGGAGGTGATCATTCCAGAAGGACAGACGAAACGGGCCAAGCCCAACCAGATCGTCGTGGCCGAGATTACCCGCTATCCCTCCGAGAGGGGAAGGCCCGAGGGAAGGGTGACCCATATCCTCGGTTACCCGGATGATCCCGAGATCATCCCCCAGATCATCATCCATAAATATGACCTTCCTTACCGATTTCCCTCCTCGGCCCTCAAAGAAGCAAGGGCATTGCCTCCCTCCCCGGCCGAGGAGGATGAATCGGGCCGGACCGATCTCAGGGGGATCCCCACCTTTACCATTGACGGGGAGAATGCGAGGGATTTCGACGATGCCGTCTCCATCGCCAAAGAGGGGACAGGCGGGGTGATCCTCTATGTTTCGATCTCCGACGTGAGCCACTACGTGGAGGAGGGGAGCGCTCTGGATGAAGAGGCCTACCTCAGGGGGACGAGCGTCTACTTCCCCGATCGGGCGATCCCGATGTTTCCGCCCGAACTCTCAAACGAGATCTGCTGTCTCCACCCCCGGGTCGACCGGTTGACCATGACCGTCGAATTGAGGTTCGATGACAGGTTGGAGCCGAAGGGGTTTCGCATCTATCCGAGCCTCATCCGGAGCGACGAGAGGCTGACCTACACCCTCGTCAAGAAGATTCTCCTTGGCCGAGACGAAGGGTCGGTCGAAAAATTCAGGCCTCTGGTTCCCTCTTTAGAACTAATGGCCTCTCTCGCTCAAAGTCTCCGAAGGAGAAGGATGGAGAGGGGGACGCTCGATTTCGACCTGCCGGAGCCGGAAGTCATCCTCAACCTTCAGGGGGAGGCCGAGGAGATCGTCCGTTCGGAGCGGAACCTGGCCCATCAGATCATCGAAGAGTTCATGATCGCGGCCAACGAGGCCGTGGCCCGCTTCTTGGAGGAGAAGGGCGTCCCCTGCCTTTACCGGATCCACGAGCCACCCTCCGAAGAGGCGATGGAGGAGTTCCGAACCTTTGTCTCCCATCTGGGGTATGGCCTGAGATGGGGAGAGGACATCTCTCCAAAGGACCTGCAAAGAGTCCTCGAAGAGGCCAGGGGCCGGCCCGAGGAGGGGGTGATCAATCACGTCCTCCTCCGGTCGATGAAATGGGCAAAATATTCTGCCAAAAATCTCCGACATTTTGGCTTGGCCTCCGAGGCCTATACCCACTTTACCTCTCCCATCCGAAGATATCCAGATCTGATCGTCCACCGCCTCTTAAAGAAGGTCCTATCTGGAGGCCGAATCGAGACCACGGAGGAGGAGCTGGCCAAGAAGGCCGATCACCTTTCCCACCGAGAGAGGGTCGCCATGGAGGCCGAAAGGGAGATCCTCGATCGGTATCGGGTCCGCTTCATGAAGGACAAGATCGGCGCGGAATTTGACGGGGTGATCAGCAGCGTGACCGCCTTTGGCTTCTTCGTCGAGCTCAGAGATATTTTTGTGGAGGGGTTGGTCCGGTTGACCAGCCTCCACGACGATTACTATCATTTTCTGGAGGACCAATATTGCCTCATGGGCGAGAGGACCCGTAAACGGTTCAGGGTCGGAGACCCGGTCAGGGTGAGGGTGGAGCGGGTCGATATCGAACGGAGGCATATCGATTTCGGGTTGATTCGGAAGACGAAAGCGGAATAGCCAAGGGAAATGAATTGACAGGGACTGTCAGGATGATAGAATAGGGATTCGGAGCTAAAAAGCGATGAAGGATTTTAAAAGAGAGATCCAACGGATTGCCTCCCGGTATGGTCTCCAGATGATCTATGTTTTCGGGAGCAGGGCCAAAGAGGTTCTGGCCCTCGTCGAGGGAAGGATCGAACGGCTCTCTGCCGGCCCCTCCGATTTGGATATTGGGGTGAAACCCAACAAACCCCTTACCGTGGAAGAGAAGGTTAGAATCGGCCTCTTCTTCGAAGACCTTTTCGAAGTGAACAGGGTCGATTTGATCGTCATTCCAGAAGCCCCCGTTTTCTTGGCCCTCGAAATCGTGACGGGGGAGATTCTTTATGTCCACGATTCCAGCTATGAAGCGGAGTATCAACTCTATATCATGAGGCAGGCAGCCGATCTTTTGCCCTATGAACGGATGAAACAGAGAATGGTCATGGGCGATTGAAGATGAGTCCGGGAGAGATCGATCCAAAAGTGATTTCCCAGCGGGCCTTATGGATCCTCCAGATGGCGGAGGCCATCCAGGACCTCCATCCGGAAGACAAAACCCTTTTTTTAGCCGACAGGCACAAAGTGGCAGCCGCAGAATCGTATTTAAGGCGGGCCTTGGAGGCCCTTTTTGATATGGGAAGACATATCCTTGCAAAAAAGTTCGCCTACCCGGCTACGGAATATAAAGAGATCGCAAAGGGCCTCTCTGAAAAGAAGGTTCTGGGATTAGAAGAGGCCACGTTGATGCGAGACATGGCAGGGTATCGAAACCGGATGGTCCACTTTTACCGTGAAATCACCCCCGAAGAACTTCATGAGATATGTCTATATCATCTCGGTGAAATTAAACTCCTCTCCGATAAAATCGTCCAGTGGGTCAAGGATCATCAGGACAGACTCGGAAATCCTTAAAGCCCCCGCCACTCCCAGAGGGCCACAGCCCCACTTTCCAGAGTTTTTCAGCAACCCGACCTTTCAAATTCGCAGGCGTTTGACGGTATCCGTCTTGGGATTCATGCGTCCCAAACCGGATTCATGGGCCAGCTGAATGTAAAGAACCTGGTGAGGTTTTACGTTCAGCAGATCGCAGCAGAGGGCATCCAGCGCGACCATGTCCTTGCCGGCGTATACCCTGTTCGGATGGATCACTCTTCCAGGGCCAAAGGGCCCCCGCTCCGTCAGGATGGTGGTGGCATCGACCAGGCAGAGAGCGGGAGAAAAGATTGATGCAAGGTCCACAATGGCCTGGTGCAAGTAGGTATCTCCTTTATGGAAGCCCCAGTTGTCATCATTCGTTCCCATCAGATTCTTGATACATCCCGTGACCCGGGTGTAGCTATGCTGTTTGAAGATGGGCATGTTGATGAGACGGTCAGCCTCCAGGGCGTCCCGGATCACGGTCACTTCTTTTCTGGCCCGGGGTTTGGGAACGCGGATGGTTACCCAGTCACGCTTCGAATCCGGATATTTCATCCGTCCTCCCGAAGCCTCGACACTCTCGATAATCCCGGTCCCAAGCCATCGATCTTTACCGTGACAGGAAGCTACGCTTACCGAAGAGGCCCCTGCCGATAGACAAAGCCTAACGGTCTCAGCGACGATATCCGGGTTGGTCGTGACTCCCCGACCGATCCCCTGAGGGTTAGGAAGGAGAACAACCCTGTCACCCCTGCGAATAAACCGCTCAATTCCCCCTAGAAGGCGGATGGCCTCCCGGACCTGGCTGGCGGGATTTGTTCCTTCGACCACGGCGATTCCGGTTTCCTGCTCGGCTGCCTTCCCTCCAACTGGAAGAAGGGCACCCCCGCCCATAACGCCAGCCAACAGGGTCATCTTCTTCAGGAATTCTCTCCGTTTCATCATGTTCTCCGATTATCGACATCACTTAGACACATGGGTTTCCCAAAACCGAATAGCGTAGTCTATCCACCCTTCAGCGTCCGTACCAACACCGAGCCCAAAGCCATGACCGGCATTCTTATATTTACGATACTCGACTTTGATCCCGGCGTTTCTCATGTTCTCAACACGCCTATCTACCACTGATACATCAACAATTCTATCATCCTCGCTTACCATAATAAAGGCTGGGGGAAAGTTTTTAGAAAAACTTGTATCCCCGGTATAAGCAATGATCACAATACGCGGTTTAGGAATCTCATGACCTACAAAATCGGCAGTTCCTTTTGAGGCGATGTTTCCAACCATCCTTGCGCCAGCTGAACTACCCCATAAAGAATAATTTTTAACACCGACCTCAAACATTTCCGCTTTCTTGAAAATATAAGAGATAGCTGCTGCCAGGTCTTCCTTGGCCCTTAACCCATCCCCCACACGATATCTCAATACAAAGGCATTATACCCCCTTTTACTCAGCTCAAAAGCGTGTGGAAAGCCTTCATGGAGGGAGCCGACATAGGAGAAGCCTCCTCCCGGGCACACAATGGCAAACGGAGCTCCCGGTTTACCCCTGAAGAAGAAGAGGCCAGTATCTTTTTTTGATGAATCCATCTGTTTTTGCTGGTCTGTGAAGAAGTCATAGAAAATGGTTTTACCTTCTCTGACTTCGTTAATCATGAGATTAAGCGCTTTCACCACTCTCTCAGGAAGCACATGGCTGTGATACGGCATGAGAGAACCAATTTTGCTCAGTGGCATATCAAGATGTTGAATGTCTTCAACTCTCAGAAGAATAAGATGGCTAAAGCCCTTAAATGCTGGATGCTCTATAATGCGGCGGACGGGATCATCGGTTTTTATATGGGGAAAGATTCTATGGACTTGTCTATTTTGAACTAAGTGTTCGCCTTTATTACCCTGAGACATGACGGGATCACTCTTCATCCAGATTGCAAGAAAGATCACCAAAAATAAAAATTGCCTGCTCATTCCTGACTCACGTTTTTTATTTGACAAGCTCGATCGTGACTTTTAAAGAGCCGGGCACGTTTAACGCTTCTATGCCGCTGTTGATTTTCCCCAGGATGATCAGCCCGCTCGAATATCCAAAATCCTTATAAAATATCGCCAGATTTCCCCAGGGTGCATAATAGGCAATATCTCCAACAGAAGGATCACTTCCCGAAGGCGCGCCTTCTGTGGATAATCTTTTTGGCAGACCGCTGACTTTTTCTGTCCGCGCATAATCCTCTAATGTTAAGGTGAGTGGCAGTAAAGAGATAAAATCACGGGTTGTTTGGCTGTCGATCAAAGTAGCTGAAAGCACCTTGTCCCCGATCTTTAGCCTGACCTTCTTGGTGCCACTGTCGGCGTCGCAAGGATCATGGTAGAGGACCATCGCCAATGCAAGGCAAACAAACATGAAACTTCTCATCGAGGCTTTTCCTCCATTCAATCATAGACTATCTAAAGCGCTCCGTCCAACCTGAAGAGATTATTATTTTAGGTGTTCTTTAAAAAAGTTTTCCAATTTGTCAAATGGAATAACATTCACCTTGTCATACAAGTCAACGTGACCGGCATTGGGTATAATCATTAACTCTTTCGGTTCGGCAGCCATTTTGTAAACATCTTCGCTGAAGTAACGGGAGTGCGCCTTTTCCCCGGCTATCAATAGAATTGGCCGAGGTGAAATTTCTTTGATGTATGTTAGGATGGGCATGTTCATAAATGGTAAGGGATTGGTAGCTGTCCAGGCACCATTTGAGTTTGGCGATCTGGGATGAAAACCGCGTGGGGTCCGGTAATAATCGAAATAATCTTTTACAAATTGAGGTTCATTACCTTTCAACTTTTCAGGTAAAATGCGGGGGCCTAAAGCAGGAGAACCCGATTCAGCATCCTTCCAACGTTGTTGACTCAGTTGCTCCAATATTTTCGTCCGTTCCTCTAAAGTCAATTTATCATTATAGCCTTTTGCCATCACCCGCGACATATCATACATACTCGTCGTGGCAACAGCTTTGATGCGTTTATCCACCGCCGCCGCATTCAAAGCAAAACCTCCAAAACCGCAAATGCCAATAGCTCCTATTCGTTTCCTGTCAACGAATGATTGTATTCCAAGGTAATCTACGGCTGCACTAAAATCTTCCGTATAAATGTCAGGGGAAGAAACATGGCGTGGCTCGCCACCACTTTCAGCCGTAAAAGATGGGTCGAAGGCGAGTGCAGCAAAACCGCGGTCTGCCATTTTATTGGCATATAATCCTGATGATTGCTCCTTTACAGCACCGTAGGGACCACTGATGACAAGTGCCGCTAATGGTTCTTTCCCACGATTTTTAGGTAGGTATAAATCGCCCGTTAGCTTAATTCCATAGCGGTTTTTGAAGCTCACCTTTTGACGTGTAACCTTATCACTTAATTGAAAGGTATATTGTTCTGCTTTTTCGGTCTTACTCGCTTTTGCTGAATTTTGATTCCAAGCTTGTCCCAATAACAAAATTGAAACCACAGCTAAAATTGATAATGCTCTCATGTTTTCCTCCTTTTTAGATTAGTGGTCCTTTACATGTAGTATCCCGGTTTTTTGTATAGCCTGTCCCACTTGTCGAGTATATCCGGTTTATAGACCTTTTCCTTCCAATCCTCCTGTTTGAACTCTTCAATGGCTACTGAAACCGAACCTTCGGAGCCTCCTATGATGTTGACCATGTCTTTAACAATTGCTTCGGCAAGTCGAACCTTCTGCTGTTCAGTTCTACCGGGAAAGAGTTTTACGATGACATGAGGATTTTTATATTCCTTTATCTTCTTAAATTCTTCTTCTGCCAGAGTTGTGAGGCTGTTCACCTCCGCCTTTCCCATCCCTTTAAAAATGGGAAGTGCGATAGCTCCAAGCGCTATAAAATATTTTTTTAGAAAGTATCGTCGGCAAATCTCCATTTCCATGTTTCTCTCCTTCTATCATGATCTATTTCAGAAATGTTAGAGAATATCCTTTTCGTTTCTGGTTCGAATCTATTGTTGATTGCATTATACTACTCAAAGAACGAAAGGAGGTAGACCAATTCTTTTTATTTCTTGCCTAATCCTCCAAATTTTTAATAAATTGGTTGAACAGCCGATTATTGTCTGATATGATTAATTGGGAAATAGATTGGGGGATCTTAGCCCTTACCCAAGAAGTATTTTAAATATCGACAGCCCCCTGCGGGCGTGGGTTTATTCAGTAGGAGAAAACAATGCGTAAGCAGAATTCTAAACAGATGTTTGAGAATAGCAAAACGGAAGCTGTCCGAGAAGCATTAGCAAAGAGCATTGCCAGATGGACCGCCAATGCCGAACACATCGAAACAGCGATTCCGGGTTTGGCACTTTGGCAACGGAAAGAACCGACTCAGCCGATGAGCGGTATGTATGAGCCGAGTATTTGCTTAGCCGTTCAAGGGGCAAAACGCGTTGTGCTCGGAGACGACGTGTATGTGTACGATGCTCAACACTTTCTCATAACATCCGTGGATCTTCCCACGGTTTGGCAGATTGTTGAAGCGAGCGAGGAAAAGCCATGTTTAGGGCTCGTATTGAAACTTGATCAAAGGGAGATTGCTCAGTTGTTGGCAGACAGTCACCTTCCCCCGCCACGGGTACGGGAATCAAGACGTGGAATGGCGATTGGAGAGGTCACTTTGCCGCTTCTCACCGCCTTTGAACGGTTGATTGGTTTGCTCGATGAGGCAGAAGATATTCCGATTCTTGCGCCGATCATCCAGCGGGAAATCCATTACCGTTTGCTTGTGGGCGACCAAGGTGAGCGTCTGCGCCAGATCGTGACGGTGAAAAACCCAAGCCACCAAATTGCCAAGGCCATCGAGTGGTTGAAGAGTCATTATGATCAACCTCTTCGCATTGAAGATCTTGCTGCTCGTGTCCATATGAGCGCTTCGGCTTTCTATCACCATTTTCGGCGGTTAACAGCCATGAGCCCGTTGCAGTACCAGAAATGGCTACGATTAAACGAAGCGAGACGGTTGATGTTAACCGAAGGCTTCAATGCAGCGACAGCAGCCTTTCGGGTTGGTTACGGGAGCCCATCTCAATTCAGTCGTGAATATCGCCGTTTTTTTAACAAGCCACCGGCAAAGGACATCATGTCCTTACGGCGAATGCCTGGCAGTGCGAGAGGTTACCACTCCAATCAATTTGCTTGAAAAGTTTCCATGGGATACTAAAGGGTTGTTGAAGGAGTTGGTAAGAGAGAGGGGAACTCAATCCTTATCTTCGGGCCGAAACTGAATGCCATGCTGTTGGGAGAGGTAATTCTTCATCTGCTCTAAAAACTTTTCAGCCTCTTTTATATCATTTTCAGCATCCCCGAAATCAAACGAGGTAAATATGTCATAATCCCCATTTTCCCTTTCGTCTTTTAGCTTGTTCAGCCAACGACCATATTCTTTGTCTATCTTTCCAGTCTTTACCAAATGGAGGCCAAACATGGTTTTTAAGGCGCTGTGGCTTTCGACCGTTATTCCTTCAGAAAAAAGAACAGCACTGGCTGCATGGAACATGGAGTAATAAGCCCTCGAGATGGCATCATCGATAAGCCCCTCTTTGAGAAGGACTTTTGCAGCCCTCAGCTTTTCATTGCTCTTTTCAATCTGAATGACAATCAAGTCTTTTGTTTTTGGGTCCACAATTCTTTTCCTGTTTTTAGAATGGACGCAAGAAATGGTGTCGGATAGGAAGCCATTCTGAGGAATTGTTCCTCTTTATAAATCTTGAGAGAGATGTCAACGCCATATCGAATCAGAAAGTCCGTGACGATCTCGTAGATTCCATCGATAATCTTTCTATCCTTTTCCTTCAGGACAATGACGAAGTCGTAATCTGATCCCGGTTTTGGAACCCCCCTAGCCCTTGAACCGAAAAAAGTGACCGACACAATATGGTCAGAGAATAATGAGGAAATTTTTTTTACAAACTTTTCTTCGATAGAACTTTTATTTTGAGCCATCTTCAAACGACCTCTCATCAACAATGCGATTTTTTAGTATGAATACATAAAAAAAAGACTTAATGCAATAGATTTTCGCAAATCCTGCGGGCGATCTTTGGCATGGGGAGAAGCTTTAATTTTTTGATGGCGACCCATTCTCCTTTTGCTATGGGGTTAAGAGTTTGGCACCGAAATACATGGAGGGTGAGTTTGAAGTGGGAGTAAGTTTGTTGGAAGGTGCCAAGGAAGACCTTACATTTCACCTTTAGCCCCAATTCCTTCTTAACTTTTTCTCGTAAGTATACGGTTAAGTCTCTTTGCCCATCTAATCTCCAGTTTGGAAATTCCCACAGCCCTCCCAAAAACCCTTTCGAGGGCCTCTGCTTTAGGAGAAGTTTATCATCTTTTTGAATCACAGCGGCAACCGCTTCGATGTGAGGGATCTTTTTTTTAACTGGCCTGGTTGGAAATCGTTCTGGTTCTCCCAGACGGTATCCCTTGCAGAGAAAGTTGATAGGGCACTGAAGGCAGAAAGGGTTTTTTGGGATGCACGTGGTGGCGCCAAGGTCCATGAGCGCCTGATTAAACGAGGCGGCATGGCCCTTTGGAATCAAGGAGGCTGAGTATTTCCATAAGATTTTCTCCGTCTTGTGGGTAGCTCCTGATAGGGCAAAGAATCTCGAAAGAACCCTCTTCACATTTCCATCGAGAATGGGTACCTCCTGGTTGAAGGCAATGGAGAGAACGGCGCCCGCCGTGGATTTACCCACCCCGGGGAGGCTGAGGAGGTCTCTGATGTTGTCAGGAATTTTCCCGTTAAAACGGCTCACGATTACCTGTGAGGCTCGGTGCAAATTTCTCGCTCTCGAGTAGTAGCCAAGCCCTTCCCAGACTTTCAGGACCTTCGATAAATCGGCCCTCGCAAGGGATCGCACCGTTGGAAAGGTCTTTAGAAATTTCCGGTAGTAGGGAATGACGGTTGCCACCTGGGTCTGTTGAAGCATGATCTCCGATACCCAGATGGCGTAGGGATCTTTCGTTTTTCGCCAGGGGAGTTCTCTCTGGTTTTTTTCAAACCATTGAAGGAGTCCGGATTGGATCTTCTTTTTTAAACCAGGCTGCAACACATTTCGATAAATTTTATCTCGAGGCCCAGTTCCTGGGCATATTCGATCGTCCCCTGGAGGGGGTAGGCGATGGTGTTTACGCCGGAGTCGATGGCGCCTTTTTCCATTTCGCCCTTTGAGGAGTGGGCGGGCCGGATGCACCCCATCCGGAGGGGGGTGGTTGGGTTCAGTATTCGGGCGATGGATGAAATCCTGGACGTTTCCTCCGGCGTCGGGACTCTAAAGGCATTTCTCCCTGCCAACGGTTTAAGAACGACCAGCACGATGGTCTCCACACCGACCCGGCTCACGATTTCGAGGGCCTTCCACTCCCCTCGGATCTCTCCGAAGTGATGGCCGATGATGATGTGGGGAGCGAGCCTGTGGCCCATCTCTTTAAGCATCCAGAGCGTTTCTTCATAATCCCTTACCCTCTTGT encodes:
- a CDS encoding cupin domain-containing protein, giving the protein MILRNLAHPEVKATRYVAHGGGIAHMVLTHPTLKTMMFLAHASVPPGNKLLGHVDPMEEIYIIQKGRGLMQVGEELNEVKAGDAIHIPIGHYHELTNTGEEELNLLVVAGLIPRPGGF
- a CDS encoding nitronate monooxygenase, translating into MQFRDNIYVFSHLHHPSPRGLPMKTRMTELLGIQHPIMLAGMAFVSLPKLVAAVSNAGGVGMLNSVVYTPSQVKEVIKEIRSLTDKPFGVNATLVMPNARENIEVALEERVPIINFALGKGDWIIKAAHEYGGKVLATVALEKHARKAEADGADALIVTGHEAAAHGAEVGTMVLINTIARQTKLPIIAAGGFCDGRGLAAALVLGADGISMGTRFMLTKECAMHEKAKEFCLKAGMEDTLCSEKIDGLPGRWLKNEAAMKMALERPSLSQAFSTALEMRKKLKVPFYKLLLGGLKQRGVQELARQAIGLKKLRIAIEQGDLETGVLPVSQAIGLMRDVPTCKELIERIVREAEEVLRRVNQQVVS
- a CDS encoding YIP1 family protein, giving the protein MGLYKVVFLGLKVAGPEEEARLLQGLQKRFNLTPEKAENLLQRVPIVVKKGISREEMEKYVRAFEEIGGKVRVEEMPSEDLPGISIEPEPPPQPKPAAKPEPKPYTGPMVTCPQCGHQQPDTGECFKCGLVISKYMEFQEMARSIEGQVREISTEEKVSPWESGEGFLWAYLRTTREALFSPTAFFKKVSSGEGYWSPLIYGIICGVIGVGLSMVIQWFFFSALIPPQLQAFIPFNLLLGLSLIGIPLMVGSSIFIGSAITHLCLIIVGGNRKGFQTTFRVISYSYCGQLFNVVPFIGNLIASVYMIVLIIIGVREGHRITTGKAAFAVLLPLIVIFGLGILAAVMIPIFLGGLGLFRGVGV
- the rnr gene encoding ribonuclease R, with amino-acid sequence MARRKTTSRDPELTTEILGLLEEENRPLLLREILQGLGLSKEERRFLRERLRDLAEKGKVIRIRGNRYGLPTRMDLVVGRLKCHPDGYGFVIPEDGGGEDIFIKPRNLKEAMHGDRVVVRVESVRRKGKEGKIIRILERGWKKVVGKFMKATHYAYLVPEDERLLQEVIIPEGQTKRAKPNQIVVAEITRYPSERGRPEGRVTHILGYPDDPEIIPQIIIHKYDLPYRFPSSALKEARALPPSPAEEDESGRTDLRGIPTFTIDGENARDFDDAVSIAKEGTGGVILYVSISDVSHYVEEGSALDEEAYLRGTSVYFPDRAIPMFPPELSNEICCLHPRVDRLTMTVELRFDDRLEPKGFRIYPSLIRSDERLTYTLVKKILLGRDEGSVEKFRPLVPSLELMASLAQSLRRRRMERGTLDFDLPEPEVILNLQGEAEEIVRSERNLAHQIIEEFMIAANEAVARFLEEKGVPCLYRIHEPPSEEAMEEFRTFVSHLGYGLRWGEDISPKDLQRVLEEARGRPEEGVINHVLLRSMKWAKYSAKNLRHFGLASEAYTHFTSPIRRYPDLIVHRLLKKVLSGGRIETTEEELAKKADHLSHRERVAMEAEREILDRYRVRFMKDKIGAEFDGVISSVTAFGFFVELRDIFVEGLVRLTSLHDDYYHFLEDQYCLMGERTRKRFRVGDPVRVRVERVDIERRHIDFGLIRKTKAE
- a CDS encoding nucleotidyltransferase domain-containing protein, whose translation is MKDFKREIQRIASRYGLQMIYVFGSRAKEVLALVEGRIERLSAGPSDLDIGVKPNKPLTVEEKVRIGLFFEDLFEVNRVDLIVIPEAPVFLALEIVTGEILYVHDSSYEAEYQLYIMRQAADLLPYERMKQRMVMGD
- a CDS encoding DUF86 domain-containing protein — translated: MSPGEIDPKVISQRALWILQMAEAIQDLHPEDKTLFLADRHKVAAAESYLRRALEALFDMGRHILAKKFAYPATEYKEIAKGLSEKKVLGLEEATLMRDMAGYRNRMVHFYREITPEELHEICLYHLGEIKLLSDKIVQWVKDHQDRLGNP